The following proteins come from a genomic window of Leptospira bandrabouensis:
- a CDS encoding ATP-binding protein yields the protein MPFPLSRTELEKEVKTLFSNGLSGNVNDFYSWVFMETQRKFKDNPNTTLETMTSVLDDFIKDGIITTNPLDPREYLLAESSPIIRKMGTSEQFVILGALPYNPMQYVRARLDYFLKRNGIIEDLRMDLCIATVEAVENAAKYGDGGGVEVIFQIDKHKNFTIEMINTVKDFNLEDDIQRGKFSSTATLMRGMMVMQKLFDSVDLEISDNRKQAILKATRKLT from the coding sequence ATGCCGTTCCCTCTCTCCAGAACTGAGTTAGAGAAAGAAGTGAAAACTTTGTTCTCCAATGGCCTCTCGGGGAATGTGAACGATTTCTATTCTTGGGTGTTTATGGAAACCCAAAGGAAATTTAAGGACAATCCAAATACAACTTTGGAAACCATGACCTCAGTCCTGGATGACTTTATCAAAGACGGAATCATCACCACAAACCCCTTGGACCCCAGGGAATATTTGTTGGCTGAATCTTCTCCTATCATTCGCAAGATGGGTACTTCCGAACAGTTTGTAATCCTTGGTGCACTACCTTACAATCCCATGCAATATGTTCGAGCTAGGCTTGATTATTTTCTAAAACGAAATGGGATCATTGAAGACCTACGTATGGATCTTTGTATAGCCACTGTTGAGGCTGTTGAGAATGCCGCAAAGTATGGTGATGGTGGAGGAGTGGAAGTTATATTTCAAATTGACAAACACAAAAACTTTACCATTGAAATGATCAATACAGTAAAAGATTTTAATCTAGAAGACGATATTCAAAGGGGCAAGTTTTCTTCCACAGCAACACTCATGCGTGGTATGATGGTTATGCAAAAACTTTTCGATTCGGTTGATTTAGAAATTAGCGACAATCGAAAACAAGCTATACTCAAAGCAACTCGTAAACTAACATAG
- a CDS encoding tRNA (cytidine(34)-2'-O)-methyltransferase, producing MEIALFKPEIPPNTGNIARLCVNAGVPLSIVGEPSFDLSEKAVRRAGLDYWKDLDLRRFADFEEFRTQKEAEGSRIFLVSKFGTKVYWDVTFQKTDVFLFGRETSGLPEEIHKSCPPEHIISLPMAEVSRSINLSNAVAIVLYEALRQEKTRTNP from the coding sequence TTGGAGATCGCGCTTTTTAAACCAGAGATTCCACCTAACACCGGTAATATAGCAAGGCTTTGTGTGAATGCCGGTGTTCCCCTATCCATTGTGGGGGAACCCTCTTTTGACCTTTCGGAAAAGGCAGTCAGGCGTGCAGGACTTGACTATTGGAAAGATCTGGATTTACGTCGGTTTGCAGATTTTGAAGAATTCCGAACTCAAAAGGAAGCGGAAGGGAGTCGAATTTTCCTAGTATCCAAATTTGGGACCAAAGTGTACTGGGATGTAACTTTCCAAAAGACTGACGTTTTTTTGTTTGGCCGTGAAACCTCAGGACTTCCGGAAGAAATCCACAAGTCTTGCCCTCCAGAACATATTATATCCTTACCTATGGCAGAGGTGAGTCGATCGATCAATCTTTCCAATGCCGTTGCCATTGTACTTTATGAAGCACTGCGCCAAGAGAAAACACGGACTAATCCTTAA
- a CDS encoding S1 RNA-binding domain-containing protein encodes MKGPSSEFERLLEESFKKRQSIEPGSRHEAKVTAVKNDYVFIRTIENKITGNISVEEWREEVLPKVGDSLVVYFLKENSGDFYFTTCLSGDNLTEENMEMAAQYEIPVLGQMLVEASGGWDVKLGSHQAFVPFSQLDVSLKGKNIAGKRIKFVISEIGKKQNKIVLSQKKIADKEREAKKQLLRDELKAGMFVSCTVKSIHKFGLIVDMDGFDALVPQSEATYKKNADLTTEFRVGETLRAKILTLDWATNKISLSVKDFLSDPWSGKLPFKESDIVTGTLESIKPFGLFVRLGDDFSGLVPNKETGVPSRTPLNTVFNPGQKLEVFVMEINPEKRQIALSISKAAEAKDRMEYQEYMSKEETTGAVSSFGLALQKSLEKKNKK; translated from the coding sequence ATGAAAGGCCCATCCTCAGAATTTGAACGTTTATTAGAAGAAAGTTTTAAAAAAAGACAATCCATTGAACCTGGCTCTCGCCATGAAGCTAAAGTAACAGCTGTTAAAAATGATTATGTGTTCATTCGAACCATAGAAAATAAAATTACAGGAAATATCTCAGTCGAAGAATGGAGAGAAGAAGTTTTGCCTAAGGTTGGCGATTCACTTGTTGTTTATTTTTTAAAAGAGAACTCAGGCGATTTTTATTTTACCACTTGTCTCTCTGGAGACAACCTAACAGAAGAAAATATGGAGATGGCAGCTCAATATGAAATTCCTGTACTTGGCCAAATGCTTGTGGAAGCAAGTGGCGGATGGGATGTCAAACTGGGAAGTCATCAAGCATTTGTACCTTTCAGCCAATTAGATGTTTCCTTAAAAGGAAAAAATATCGCAGGCAAACGTATCAAATTTGTGATTTCTGAAATTGGGAAAAAACAAAATAAAATTGTTTTGTCTCAGAAAAAAATTGCTGATAAAGAAAGAGAAGCCAAAAAACAACTGTTACGTGATGAACTAAAAGCAGGTATGTTTGTGTCTTGCACAGTAAAAAGTATCCATAAATTTGGACTGATTGTGGATATGGACGGGTTTGATGCCTTGGTTCCTCAATCAGAAGCCACTTACAAAAAAAATGCTGATCTCACTACCGAGTTCCGTGTGGGAGAAACTTTGCGTGCCAAAATTCTTACGCTCGATTGGGCTACGAACAAAATCTCTCTCAGTGTAAAAGACTTTTTATCAGATCCTTGGTCCGGGAAACTTCCTTTTAAAGAATCTGATATTGTAACAGGAACTTTAGAGTCGATCAAACCTTTTGGCCTCTTTGTTCGGTTAGGTGATGATTTTTCTGGACTTGTTCCAAACAAAGAAACTGGCGTTCCGTCTCGCACTCCACTGAATACTGTTTTTAATCCTGGCCAAAAGTTAGAAGTGTTTGTAATGGAGATCAATCCAGAAAAAAGACAAATAGCTTTGTCAATTTCTAAGGCGGCAGAGGCCAAAGACCGGATGGAATACCAAGAGTATATGTCCAAAGAGGAAACAACAGGTGCCGTTTCTAGTTTTGGTCTTGCCCTTCAAAAATCTTTGGAAAAAAAGAATAAAAAGTAA
- a CDS encoding glycosyltransferase family 2 protein: MPLPLSCAIITQNEEDNISRTLVALSFIEDIVVIDSGSTDKTVEIAKSLGARVFYRKFVNYADQKNFAIAQTKYDWVLAVDADEVVSNGLKAEITELFTKNKLQSEGFLIPRLTYYLGKWIRFGGYYPNYQIRLFKKTAGEFSGGLVHERVKLIGKPIKLKNPLYHYSYKNISDHLKFIDRYSSLFAEEEFRKGKSSSVLWAFLKGCFKGFYMYWIRLGILDGKQGFVLALLGFYYNFLKYLKLYEKSNSISSFFVMVDSVHDVKSRKSTKKDSNQVHVG, translated from the coding sequence ATGCCTCTTCCTTTATCCTGTGCCATCATTACCCAGAACGAAGAGGATAATATATCTCGCACTCTCGTTGCCCTTTCCTTTATTGAAGATATCGTAGTCATTGATTCTGGTTCTACTGACAAAACTGTTGAGATAGCAAAATCTTTAGGTGCACGTGTATTCTATCGTAAGTTCGTAAATTATGCGGATCAAAAAAACTTTGCCATTGCACAAACTAAATACGATTGGGTACTTGCAGTCGATGCCGATGAAGTGGTATCCAACGGATTAAAAGCAGAAATCACAGAATTATTTACAAAAAATAAATTACAATCGGAAGGATTCCTAATTCCCCGGTTGACCTATTATTTGGGTAAGTGGATCCGATTTGGTGGATACTACCCTAATTACCAAATTCGTTTGTTTAAAAAAACGGCTGGCGAGTTTAGCGGTGGTTTGGTGCACGAAAGAGTGAAACTCATCGGAAAACCAATCAAACTAAAAAATCCACTCTATCATTATTCCTATAAAAACATTTCCGATCATTTAAAGTTTATTGATCGCTATTCTAGTCTTTTTGCTGAGGAAGAATTCCGAAAAGGAAAATCGAGTTCAGTACTTTGGGCTTTTTTGAAAGGTTGTTTTAAAGGATTTTATATGTATTGGATTCGGCTGGGAATCCTAGATGGGAAACAAGGATTTGTTTTGGCACTTCTAGGATTTTATTATAACTTTCTCAAGTATTTAAAGTTATATGAAAAGTCGAATTCAATCTCTTCTTTCTTTGTTATGGTTGATTCGGTTCATGATGTAAAGAGCCGTAAATCCACCAAGAAAGATAGCAACCAAGTTCACGTTGGATAA